A stretch of the Bartonella henselae str. Houston-1 genome encodes the following:
- a CDS encoding phage major tail tube protein has protein sequence MTVPVLPRVLKYFNIFVDGIPYQAKCESVTLPNLSLVVENYRGGGMDSSIEVDLGLETLTLSMTISDCSPELMALLGRTDVNISLRSSMQAQGTPAEGVVMTMRGLCKGFEMAEWQPGGKATSTATFTLQYFKYVQKDVEIVEIDVLNLIRKFNGVNQLAGHRENIGL, from the coding sequence ATGACAGTACCTGTTTTACCAAGAGTTTTGAAATATTTTAACATTTTTGTCGATGGCATTCCCTATCAAGCAAAATGTGAAAGTGTCACCCTACCGAATTTGAGTTTGGTCGTTGAAAATTATCGCGGCGGCGGCATGGATAGCTCTATTGAAGTTGATCTTGGTCTTGAAACTCTCACGCTTAGCATGACCATTTCTGATTGCTCTCCAGAATTAATGGCACTGTTGGGACGCACGGATGTCAACATCTCATTGCGCAGTTCAATGCAAGCGCAAGGCACACCCGCAGAAGGTGTTGTCATGACCATGAGAGGACTTTGCAAAGGCTTTGAAATGGCAGAATGGCAACCGGGAGGCAAAGCAACTTCTACAGCAACATTCACATTGCAATATTTCAAATATGTCCAAAAGGACGTTGAAATTGTTGAGATAGACGTCCTCAATCTCATCAGAAAATTCAATGGCGTCAATCAACTCGCAGGCCACAGAGAAAACATAGGATTATAA